The following DNA comes from Novipirellula caenicola.
GGCTATCAACTGTTCAGCGGCCAGTAGTCTCGCGGCCTATGCCATCGACTTAGACGCGGGAAAACCCGCAGAACGGCGGGAACACTGCCAAGAGGGGGTTACCAGGATGATCGCCACCGGTGACACTGTGAGATAGACTTGCTGTCTTGCGTGCGTCCGTCTGCCCTAGCGAAAGTCCGCCCGACTGCCCGTAGCGAAAGTCGCCAAGACTTTCGGTCCTTCTCTGATGTTGGCCGAAATGTTGCGGGATGAAATGACGCAGGCCAAACACGGGCAGGCCAAAAACGATGCGGGCCAAAAACGGGCGGGCCGAATCGCTTGGCTTGTTTTCGCTACGCGGGCGGTTGCCGATGACAGGCTGGAAGCCTATCCCCCATTTTCCTTGTTAGTGACGATTCTCTCATGTCCATCCAGTGGTTTCCGGGCCATATGCACAAAGCCCGGCTCGAAATTCAATCGGTGCTCCCCAAAGTGGACGTGGTCATCGAGGTACTTGATGCGCGGATTCCCTACTCGAGCGAGAACCCGATGCTGGCCGAACTGCGAGGCGACAAGCCTTGTTTGAAGGTGCTGGCCAAAAGCGACCTTGCCGACGACGCGATGACCGAGGTCTGGATTTCGCATTTCGAAGAATCGGTGGGTGTCCGCGCCCACGCGGTCACGACCGAAGACGTGCCTACGATTCGGCGTTTGAAACACATCGTTGCCAAGATGGTGCCGCATCGCGCGGGCATGACGATCACCGCGATGATCGTTGGCATTCCCAATGTCGGTAAATCAACGATCATCAATTTTTTGGCGAACCGAAAGATCGCCAAAACGGGGAACACGCCCGCAGTCACTCAGCAACAACAACGGGTCAACATTGGCGACAGCGTCGCGCTGTTGGATACGCCCGGCGTGCTGTGGCCGAACGTGCATAATGTGAACAGCGGTTACCGGTTGGGCTTGGTTGGTTCCATCAAAGACACCGCGATGGATTACGCTGACATCGGTTTCTTTGGGGCTCGCTACTTGGCCGCGAATTATCCCGAGCGGTTGATGCAGCGGTACGATTTAACTTCAGTGCCTGGCACTGATTTAGAGCTGATCGAAGCGATCGGCCGCCGCCGAGGTTGTCTTGGCAAAAGCAATCTCGTCGACATCGATCGGGCCTCGCGGATTTTGGTGAACGACATTCGTGCCGGTGAACTTGGGCGTTTGACGCTCGAGACACCTGAATTGATGCAACGCGAGCAGCTGCAAACGGCGAAGTTGATTGCGGAGAAAGAAGAGGCGTCTAAAGAAAAGGATGCAAAACGGAAAAAGCGATTTCGCGACAAGCAGCGTGCTCAACGCAAGTCCCGCGAGATGAGATGAACTGATTGACCCGCTTTCTTCGACAGTCCCGATATGATTCCAGATCTTTCCGACAAGACAAATGCCCTCGTTCTCTCGTACATGGGC
Coding sequences within:
- the ylqF gene encoding ribosome biogenesis GTPase YlqF, whose protein sequence is MSIQWFPGHMHKARLEIQSVLPKVDVVIEVLDARIPYSSENPMLAELRGDKPCLKVLAKSDLADDAMTEVWISHFEESVGVRAHAVTTEDVPTIRRLKHIVAKMVPHRAGMTITAMIVGIPNVGKSTIINFLANRKIAKTGNTPAVTQQQQRVNIGDSVALLDTPGVLWPNVHNVNSGYRLGLVGSIKDTAMDYADIGFFGARYLAANYPERLMQRYDLTSVPGTDLELIEAIGRRRGCLGKSNLVDIDRASRILVNDIRAGELGRLTLETPELMQREQLQTAKLIAEKEEASKEKDAKRKKRFRDKQRAQRKSREMR